Proteins co-encoded in one Arachis hypogaea cultivar Tifrunner chromosome 11, arahy.Tifrunner.gnm2.J5K5, whole genome shotgun sequence genomic window:
- the LOC112719931 gene encoding acylamino-acid-releasing enzyme-like isoform X1, which translates to MDMQNQTPTPATEEDNYASLSNLLQEFTTIPNIDKAWLLNSHSTTLQGMFSINQPDLVANNTKKLMLSCQIFKESESSVNFLWAPFPIEISGVSLIVPSPYGSKLLVIWNPKDDESPCRFEIWSQSRMEKDFHIPQSLHGSIYNDRWFEGVSWNLDETFVAYVAEEPSLSKPEFRDVGYKKGGGCAPADKNCGTWKGQGNLEEDWGETYAGRRRPALFVINISSGEVQAVKGIDRSLSVGQVVWAPFHDGSEQYVVFVGWSGEKRKLGMKNCSNRPCALYAVRAPHHDSKSNEQEINSTQEWYILNLTRTISSAFFPRFSPNGKFLVFLSAKSAVDSGLHNATNSLHRIDWPTHGKLHQSAKLYDIIPVVTSTEEGCFPRLYCTTIHNNPWLPDNSTMIISSIWHSSEVLLSVNVLSGEVAHISPAFPSFSWNLLTLDGNNIIAICSSPVDVPQIKYGTFTEKSKKSIPWSWSDISSPMFRCSDKVRSSLFSLKCSILKIPVKEACQGIAKGASNPFEAIFVSSKSKKNDPLIVILHGGPHDVSLSCFSKSWAFLSSVGYSLLIVNYRHQTSLRPQPLSTLFATLHSWLAQLTSLIGAI; encoded by the exons ATGGATATGCAGAATCAAACTCCAACCCCTGCCACTGAGGAAGACAACTACGCTTCCCTTTCTAACTTGCTTCAAGAATTCACAACTATTCCCAATATTGACAAGGCTTGGCTTTTGAACTCTCATTCAACCA CATTGCAGGGAATGTTCTCTATTAATCAACCTGATCTTGTAGCAAATAACACCAAGAAACTCATGCTATCATgccaaatctttaaagaatctgAGAGTTCTGTTAACTTTCTATGGGCTCCATTTCCAATAGAGATTTCTGGAGTCTCCTTGATTGTTCCATCACCTTATGGCTCTAAACTATTGGTAATTTGGAATCCCAAGGATGACGAATCACCTTGCCGCTTTGAAATTTGGAGTCAGTCTCGAATGGAGAAGGATTTCCATATCCCCCAATCTCTGCATGGCTCAATCTACAATGATAGATG GTTTGAGGGAGTCTCTTGGAACTTGGATGAGACATTTGTAGCTTATGTAGCAGAAGAACCCTCTCTTTCAAAGCCAGAATTTAGGGATGTAGGCTACAAGAAAGGTGGTGGTTGCGCGCCAGCCGACAAGAATTGTGGTACATGGAAAGGCCAAGGGAACTTGGAGGAAGATTGGGGAGAAACATATGCTGGAAGGAGAAGGCCTGCACTTTTTGTTATAAACATCAGCAG TGGAGAGGTACAAGCTGTTAAAGGAATTGACAGATCTTTGAGTGTTGGCCAAGTTGTGTGGGCGCCATTCCATGATGGCTCGGAACAATATGTTGTTTTTGTTGGGTGGTCAGGTGAGAAAAGAAAGCTTGGTATGAAGAACTGCTCTAACAGGCCTTGTGCATTATATGCAGTTAGAGCACCCCATCATGACTCAAAATCTAATGAACAAGAGATCAA CTCAACTCAAGAATGGTATATACTGAACCTTACTCGAACCATAAGCAGTGCCTTCTTTCCAAGATTCAG CCCAAATGGAAAATTCCTTGTGTTTTTATCTGCGAAAAGTGCTGTGGATTCAGGACTGCACAATGCTACAAACTCACTACATAGAATTGATTGGCCAACCCATGGAAAACTGCACCAATCTGCCAAACTTTATGATATT ATTCCAGTTGTGACAAGCACCGAGGAAGGTTGCTTCCCCAGGCTTTATTGTACAACTATCCATAATAATCCTTGGCTTCCTGACAACTCTACTATGATCATATCATCTATCTGGCACAGCAGTGAAGTTCTACTCTCAGTGAATGTGTTGAG TGGGGAAGTTGCACATATCAGCCCAGCATTTCCTAGTTTCTCTTGGAACCTTCTTACACTGGATGGGAACAACATCATTGCCA TTTGCAGCAGCCCGGTTGATGTTCCTCAAATCAAGTACGGAACGTTCACTGAGAAATCAAAGAAAAGTATTCCATGGAGTTGGTCAGATATAAGCAGTCCCATGTTCAGATGCTCCGACAAG GTTAGGTCGTCGTTGTTTTCTCTCAAGTGCAGTATACTGAAGATCCCAGTCAAGGAGGCTTGCCAAGGCATAGCAAAAG GTGCTAGTAATCCTTTTGAAGCCATATTTGTGTCATCTAAATCCAAGAAAAATGATCCACTGATTGTGATCCTTCATGGAGGGCCACATGATGTCTCTTTGTCATGCTTTTCAAAGTCTTGGGCATTTCTATCTTCAGTTGGATACAGCTTGCTGATTGTAAATTACAG GCACCAGACAAGTTTGCGGCCGCAGCCGCTATCAACCCTATTTGCAACCTTGCACTCATGGTTGGCACAATTGACATCCCTGATCGGTGCTATATAG
- the LOC112719931 gene encoding acylamino-acid-releasing enzyme-like isoform X2 codes for MDMQNQTPTPATEEDNYASLSNLLQEFTTIPNIDKAWLLNSHSTTLQGMFSINQPDLVANNTKKLMLSCQIFKESESSVNFLWAPFPIEISGVSLIVPSPYGSKLLVIWNPKDDESPCRFEIWSQSRMEKDFHIPQSLHGSIYNDRWFEGVSWNLDETFVAYVAEEPSLSKPEFRDVGYKKGGGCAPADKNCGTWKGQGNLEEDWGETYAGRRRPALFVINISSGEVQAVKGIDRSLSVGQVVWAPFHDGSEQYVVFVGWSGEKRKLGMKNCSNRPCALYAVRAPHHDSKSNEQEINSTQEWYILNLTRTISSAFFPRFSPNGKFLVFLSAKSAVDSGLHNATNSLHRIDWPTHGKLHQSAKLYDIIPVVTSTEEGCFPRLYCTTIHNNPWLPDNSTMIISSIWHSSEVLLSVNVLSGEVAHISPAFPSFSWNLLTLDGNNIIAICSSPVDVPQIKYGTFTEKSKKSIPWSWSDISSPMFRCSDKVRSSLFSLKCSILKIPVKEACQGIAKGASNPFEAIFVSSKSKKNDPLIVILHGGPHDVSLSCFSKSWAFLSSVGYSLLIVNYRGSLGFGEEALQLFIMYGRNSRTVVLV; via the exons ATGGATATGCAGAATCAAACTCCAACCCCTGCCACTGAGGAAGACAACTACGCTTCCCTTTCTAACTTGCTTCAAGAATTCACAACTATTCCCAATATTGACAAGGCTTGGCTTTTGAACTCTCATTCAACCA CATTGCAGGGAATGTTCTCTATTAATCAACCTGATCTTGTAGCAAATAACACCAAGAAACTCATGCTATCATgccaaatctttaaagaatctgAGAGTTCTGTTAACTTTCTATGGGCTCCATTTCCAATAGAGATTTCTGGAGTCTCCTTGATTGTTCCATCACCTTATGGCTCTAAACTATTGGTAATTTGGAATCCCAAGGATGACGAATCACCTTGCCGCTTTGAAATTTGGAGTCAGTCTCGAATGGAGAAGGATTTCCATATCCCCCAATCTCTGCATGGCTCAATCTACAATGATAGATG GTTTGAGGGAGTCTCTTGGAACTTGGATGAGACATTTGTAGCTTATGTAGCAGAAGAACCCTCTCTTTCAAAGCCAGAATTTAGGGATGTAGGCTACAAGAAAGGTGGTGGTTGCGCGCCAGCCGACAAGAATTGTGGTACATGGAAAGGCCAAGGGAACTTGGAGGAAGATTGGGGAGAAACATATGCTGGAAGGAGAAGGCCTGCACTTTTTGTTATAAACATCAGCAG TGGAGAGGTACAAGCTGTTAAAGGAATTGACAGATCTTTGAGTGTTGGCCAAGTTGTGTGGGCGCCATTCCATGATGGCTCGGAACAATATGTTGTTTTTGTTGGGTGGTCAGGTGAGAAAAGAAAGCTTGGTATGAAGAACTGCTCTAACAGGCCTTGTGCATTATATGCAGTTAGAGCACCCCATCATGACTCAAAATCTAATGAACAAGAGATCAA CTCAACTCAAGAATGGTATATACTGAACCTTACTCGAACCATAAGCAGTGCCTTCTTTCCAAGATTCAG CCCAAATGGAAAATTCCTTGTGTTTTTATCTGCGAAAAGTGCTGTGGATTCAGGACTGCACAATGCTACAAACTCACTACATAGAATTGATTGGCCAACCCATGGAAAACTGCACCAATCTGCCAAACTTTATGATATT ATTCCAGTTGTGACAAGCACCGAGGAAGGTTGCTTCCCCAGGCTTTATTGTACAACTATCCATAATAATCCTTGGCTTCCTGACAACTCTACTATGATCATATCATCTATCTGGCACAGCAGTGAAGTTCTACTCTCAGTGAATGTGTTGAG TGGGGAAGTTGCACATATCAGCCCAGCATTTCCTAGTTTCTCTTGGAACCTTCTTACACTGGATGGGAACAACATCATTGCCA TTTGCAGCAGCCCGGTTGATGTTCCTCAAATCAAGTACGGAACGTTCACTGAGAAATCAAAGAAAAGTATTCCATGGAGTTGGTCAGATATAAGCAGTCCCATGTTCAGATGCTCCGACAAG GTTAGGTCGTCGTTGTTTTCTCTCAAGTGCAGTATACTGAAGATCCCAGTCAAGGAGGCTTGCCAAGGCATAGCAAAAG GTGCTAGTAATCCTTTTGAAGCCATATTTGTGTCATCTAAATCCAAGAAAAATGATCCACTGATTGTGATCCTTCATGGAGGGCCACATGATGTCTCTTTGTCATGCTTTTCAAAGTCTTGGGCATTTCTATCTTCAGTTGGATACAGCTTGCTGATTGTAAATTACAG AGGTTCATTAGGATTTGGCGAGGAAGcattacaattatttattatgTACGGTAGAAACTCACGTACAGTTGTCCtcgtataa